A region of Modestobacter marinus DNA encodes the following proteins:
- the hrpB gene encoding ATP-dependent helicase HrpB codes for MLPPPGTPGTDLPVRSVLPALDAALSGAGAAVLVAPPGTGKTTLVPLALADRVPGRVLVAEPRRVAARAAARRMASLLREPVGRSVGYSVRGDSRRSDATRVEVVTTGLLVRRLQADPELAGVSAVVLDECHERQLDTDLALAFTLDVRAALRPELQLLAMSATAQAGRLAELMGRAPVVEATGSLHDVEPVWCPPTPPVAPPHGTSVDPRLLSAVADTVRRALAETSGDVLVFLPGAFEIGRVAGLLSGVDADVRPLHGRLPPDQQDAALTPGPRRRVVLSTDVAETSLTVPGVRTVVDAGLARVPRFDVARGMGALVTVRVSRASAVQRAGRAGREAPGRVYRLWSSAEHDRLPAAAEPEVALADLTGLALELAVWGAPDGAGLALPDAPPEAAFTVARTTLRRLGAVDDDGRVTPRGRALTAVGAHPRLARALLDGAPVVGRRRAAEVVALLSADVPTRSDDLVAEWRSLRSRSDGPAARWREEAARLSRAAPAAPDTGVPDDVSAGLVVGLAHPEWLARRRPGTGRTYLLAAGTGAELAPGTALAGAPWLAVAAADRAPGRRDARVRAAVAVDEATALEAGAAAHTEGPEVTWRDGDVVAARVTRLGAIVLAERPLPDPDPTAVTAALAQGLRREGLALLTWSPAARALRERLAAAHAGLGEPWPAVDDESLLAALAAGPALSGARSRRDLVRIDLVAALRGLLPWQLAGRLEDLVPERVQVPTGSNVRVDYGDPEVPTLSVRVQEVFGWAAAPVVAGRPLRLQLLSPAARVVATTADLAGFWVTGYPAVRSELRGRYPRHPWPEDPATAAPTRRAKPRGT; via the coding sequence GTGCTGCCGCCGCCGGGGACGCCCGGGACCGACCTGCCGGTCCGCTCGGTGCTGCCCGCCCTCGACGCCGCCCTGAGCGGGGCCGGGGCTGCGGTGCTGGTCGCCCCGCCGGGCACGGGCAAGACCACGCTGGTGCCGCTGGCGCTCGCCGATCGGGTGCCCGGCCGGGTGCTGGTGGCCGAGCCCCGGCGGGTGGCCGCCCGGGCCGCGGCCCGCCGGATGGCGTCGCTGCTGCGCGAGCCGGTGGGCCGTTCGGTGGGCTACAGCGTCCGCGGGGACAGCCGGCGCAGCGACGCGACCCGCGTCGAGGTGGTCACCACCGGCCTGCTGGTCCGCCGGCTGCAGGCCGACCCCGAGCTGGCCGGGGTGTCGGCCGTGGTGCTCGACGAGTGCCACGAGCGGCAGCTGGACACCGACCTCGCGCTGGCCTTCACCCTCGACGTCCGCGCCGCGCTGCGCCCGGAGCTGCAGCTGCTGGCCATGTCGGCGACCGCGCAGGCCGGCCGGCTGGCCGAGCTGATGGGGCGGGCGCCGGTCGTCGAGGCGACCGGCTCGCTGCACGACGTCGAGCCGGTGTGGTGCCCGCCGACCCCGCCGGTAGCCCCACCGCACGGCACCTCGGTCGACCCGCGGCTGCTCAGCGCGGTCGCCGACACCGTCCGCCGCGCGCTGGCCGAGACCTCCGGCGACGTCCTGGTGTTCCTGCCCGGCGCGTTCGAGATCGGCCGGGTCGCCGGCCTGCTGTCCGGGGTGGACGCCGACGTCCGGCCGCTGCACGGCCGGTTGCCGCCCGACCAGCAGGATGCCGCGCTCACCCCCGGCCCGCGGCGCCGGGTGGTGCTGTCGACCGACGTGGCCGAGACCAGCCTCACCGTGCCCGGGGTGCGCACGGTGGTCGACGCCGGCCTGGCCCGGGTGCCCCGGTTCGACGTGGCCCGCGGCATGGGCGCGCTGGTCACCGTCCGGGTCTCCCGCGCCTCGGCGGTGCAGCGGGCCGGCCGCGCCGGGCGGGAGGCGCCCGGGCGGGTGTACCGGTTGTGGTCGTCCGCCGAGCACGACCGGCTGCCGGCCGCGGCCGAACCGGAGGTCGCCCTCGCGGACCTGACCGGGCTGGCCCTGGAGCTGGCCGTCTGGGGCGCCCCGGACGGCGCCGGCCTGGCACTGCCGGACGCCCCGCCGGAGGCCGCGTTCACCGTCGCCCGGACGACGCTGCGCCGGCTGGGCGCGGTGGACGACGACGGCCGGGTCACCCCCCGCGGCCGGGCACTGACCGCGGTCGGGGCACACCCCCGGCTGGCCCGCGCCCTGCTGGACGGGGCTCCGGTGGTCGGCCGGCGGCGGGCCGCGGAGGTGGTGGCCCTGCTGTCGGCCGACGTCCCGACCCGCTCCGACGACCTGGTCGCCGAGTGGCGGTCGCTGCGCTCGCGCTCCGACGGCCCGGCCGCGCGCTGGCGGGAGGAGGCCGCCCGGCTGTCCCGTGCGGCGCCGGCCGCCCCGGACACCGGGGTGCCCGACGACGTGAGCGCCGGGCTGGTCGTCGGCCTCGCCCACCCCGAGTGGCTGGCGCGGCGGCGTCCGGGCACCGGGCGCACCTACCTGCTGGCCGCCGGCACGGGCGCGGAACTGGCCCCGGGCACCGCCCTGGCCGGGGCGCCGTGGCTCGCGGTCGCGGCCGCCGACCGGGCACCGGGCCGCCGGGACGCCCGGGTGCGCGCCGCGGTCGCGGTCGACGAGGCGACCGCGCTGGAGGCCGGCGCGGCGGCACACACCGAGGGGCCGGAGGTCACCTGGCGGGACGGCGACGTGGTGGCCGCCCGGGTGACCCGGCTGGGTGCGATCGTGCTGGCCGAGCGGCCGCTGCCCGACCCCGACCCGACCGCGGTGACCGCCGCCCTGGCCCAGGGCCTGCGCCGGGAGGGCCTGGCCCTGCTCACCTGGTCGCCCGCCGCCCGGGCGCTGCGCGAGCGGCTGGCCGCCGCGCACGCCGGCCTGGGCGAGCCGTGGCCGGCCGTGGACGACGAGTCGCTGCTCGCCGCCCTGGCCGCGGGCCCGGCGCTGTCGGGTGCCCGCAGTCGCCGGGACCTGGTGCGCATCGACCTCGTCGCCGCGCTCCGCGGACTGCTGCCCTGGCAGCTGGCCGGCCGGCTGGAGGACCTGGTGCCCGAGCGGGTGCAGGTGCCGACCGGCTCGAACGTGCGCGTCGACTACGGCGACCCCGAGGTGCCGACGCTGTCGGTGCGGGTGCAGGAGGTGTTCGGCTGGGCGGCGGCCCCGGTGGTCGCCGGCCGCCCGTTGCGGCTGCAGCTGCTCTCCCCCGCCGCCCGGGTGGTCGCCACGACCGCGGACCTGGCCGGCTTCTGGGTCACCGGGTACCCGGCGGTGCGCAGCGAGCTGCGCGGCCGCTACCCCCGCCACCCGTGGCCGGAGGACCCGGCCACCGCCGCCCCCACCCGCCGCGCCAAGCCCCGCGGCACCTGA